One window of Aliarcobacter lanthieri genomic DNA carries:
- a CDS encoding SIMPL domain-containing protein, producing the protein MERISFKSAFILGFFIFIGLTSLGYFLSTSFIKSKELERTVVVKGLSEKEVNANIVLWPIRFSSTTETLDELSKKVESDTNKILEFLNKYGINKEDITVNSPSIVDKMANEYSTKDYTLRYLANRTINVYSQDVEKVREVSGKLFELSQQGILFRVDDWDSKIEYLYTKLNDIKPTMIEEATANAREVAQKFAQDSKSKLGKIKRATQGQFEINSRDKNSEHIKKVRIVSTVEYYLND; encoded by the coding sequence ATGGAAAGAATAAGTTTTAAATCAGCCTTTATTTTAGGTTTCTTTATATTTATTGGATTAACAAGTTTAGGGTACTTTTTATCAACAAGTTTTATAAAATCAAAAGAATTAGAAAGAACTGTTGTTGTAAAAGGATTATCTGAAAAAGAGGTAAATGCTAATATTGTTTTATGGCCTATAAGATTTAGTAGTACAACTGAAACTTTAGATGAGTTATCAAAAAAAGTTGAAAGTGATACAAATAAAATATTAGAATTTTTAAATAAATATGGAATCAATAAAGAAGATATTACTGTAAATTCTCCATCTATTGTTGATAAAATGGCAAATGAGTATTCAACTAAAGATTACACTTTAAGATATTTAGCAAATAGAACTATTAATGTTTATTCTCAAGATGTTGAAAAAGTAAGAGAAGTAAGCGGAAAACTTTTTGAACTTTCACAACAAGGTATTTTATTTAGAGTTGATGATTGGGATTCAAAAATCGAGTATTTATACACAAAATTAAATGATATAAAACCAACAATGATAGAAGAAGCAACAGCAAATGCTAGAGAAGTTGCACAAAAATTTGCTCAAGATTCAAAAAGTAAATTAGGAAAAATCAAAAGAGCTACTCAAGGTCAATTTGAGATAAATAGTAGAGATAAAAATAGCGAACATATCAAAAAAGTTAGAATTGTATCTACTGTTGAGTATTATTTAAATGATTAA
- a CDS encoding FecR family protein — protein sequence MKEQIKDEAIHWATLRKEGFSQSQEKEFELWLEKSDLHKKAFNEANVIYSIFNSIPKEQSEFLSKQAHKSIRKMKFIDRTVKPLIGFAAILACLFIGYKFFIPNYTQSYHTAFNTVKNDLLPDGTKISVDTNTKLSVSYFNNRRKVLLENGQAFFEVAKDENKPFIIDSGKTKIEVVGTKFEVRNLDNITTVNVKEGAVKVSFDTSTIRPNKEISILKQGDKVIISDIGVLQYIGKTPLEEIAPWEHDEIIFSKTTLKEAFKSFSRYQNLEIDFKNKKFEDKLFSGKFNTLEVDRFIFAIQKIYPIKVIKNGNKVEIN from the coding sequence TTGAAAGAACAAATAAAAGATGAAGCTATACATTGGGCAACTTTAAGAAAAGAAGGTTTCTCTCAAAGTCAAGAAAAAGAGTTTGAATTATGGCTAGAAAAAAGTGATTTACATAAAAAAGCTTTCAATGAAGCAAATGTTATTTATAGTATCTTTAATAGTATTCCAAAAGAGCAATCTGAATTTTTAAGTAAACAAGCACATAAAAGTATCAGAAAAATGAAATTTATAGATAGAACTGTAAAACCTCTTATAGGTTTTGCTGCTATTTTAGCCTGTTTATTTATAGGGTATAAGTTTTTTATACCAAACTATACTCAAAGTTATCATACAGCTTTTAATACAGTAAAAAATGATTTGCTTCCAGACGGTACAAAAATATCAGTAGATACAAATACAAAACTAAGTGTAAGTTATTTTAATAATAGAAGAAAAGTCCTTTTAGAAAATGGACAAGCTTTTTTTGAAGTTGCAAAAGATGAAAATAAACCATTTATAATTGACTCTGGAAAAACTAAGATAGAAGTAGTAGGTACAAAATTTGAAGTTAGAAACTTGGATAACATAACAACTGTAAATGTAAAAGAAGGTGCAGTAAAAGTAAGTTTTGATACAAGCACTATACGACCAAATAAAGAGATATCTATTCTAAAACAAGGGGATAAAGTAATCATAAGTGATATAGGTGTTCTACAATATATAGGTAAAACACCTCTTGAAGAGATTGCTCCTTGGGAACATGATGAGATAATATTTAGTAAAACTACTCTAAAAGAAGCATTTAAAAGCTTTTCAAGATATCAAAACCTAGAAATAGATTTTAAAAATAAGAAATTTGAAGATAAACTTTTTAGTGGAAAATTCAATACTTTAGAAGTTGATAGATTTATTTTTGCTATTCAAAAAATCTATCCTATAAAAGTTATAAAGAATGGAAATAAAGTAGAAATAAATTAA
- a CDS encoding RNA polymerase sigma factor has product MLEHYKEILNYVSKLIGDKERAKDVTQETYLRAITVEQDKEVNRSFLYKIAKNIVIDYARKNKQKLQIEFQEEIFVSPKYEQPDEVTISDNQYKNLLKIVDTLPKRSKEAFLLHSIDGYTRKEIAEIMGITQNAVEKHINRAIKKLQEHLIIDQE; this is encoded by the coding sequence ATGTTAGAACACTATAAAGAAATATTAAATTATGTTTCAAAACTAATTGGTGATAAAGAAAGAGCCAAAGATGTTACTCAAGAAACATATCTACGAGCTATTACTGTTGAACAAGATAAAGAGGTGAATCGCTCTTTCTTATATAAAATTGCAAAAAATATTGTAATTGATTATGCAAGAAAAAATAAACAAAAACTTCAAATAGAATTTCAAGAAGAAATCTTTGTAAGTCCAAAATATGAGCAACCTGATGAAGTTACAATATCAGACAATCAATATAAAAATCTTTTAAAAATCGTAGATACTTTGCCAAAAAGGAGTAAAGAAGCTTTTCTTTTACACTCAATAGATGGATATACAAGAAAAGAGATAGCTGAAATTATGGGAATTACTCAAAATGCTGTTGAAAAACATATCAATAGAGCTATAAAAAAATTACAAGAACATTTAATAATAGATCAGGAATAA
- a CDS encoding MFS transporter gives MRINLLIIIYCIIVVMSVMYATQPLQPLLAKEFDITVIQASWFTAVILLFMAISPIIYGYILEKMCAKKMLINASFILLVTNICLGLSTSYEMFLFFRICEALVIPAILTSLMSILANIDKENVKFNMSIYVAATVFGGLVGRIFSGFIATTFAYQYVFYSLSLAILLSITLIRKLDYSGDATMIKPKINDIVNILKDKRFVIVYFVMFCVFFVFAGVLNVLPFRVKDISENFSEFQISLLYLGYGMGILVSLTAKKIIKFFKGEVNTILVAVAFFTFIIVILTNENIIYLFLLLFLLCIGMFTAHTVSTQLANSMKASQKSLTSGMYLTFYYLGGALGSFIPSIIYKSFGWDMMLYVFGVISFIVVLVVFLNKRLF, from the coding sequence TTGCGAATTAATCTTCTAATTATTATTTATTGTATTATAGTTGTAATGTCTGTGATGTATGCTACACAGCCATTACAACCACTTTTAGCAAAAGAATTTGATATTACTGTTATTCAGGCTTCTTGGTTTACTGCTGTAATACTACTTTTTATGGCAATTTCTCCAATCATATATGGATATATTTTAGAAAAAATGTGTGCTAAGAAAATGCTTATAAATGCTTCTTTTATTTTACTTGTAACGAATATATGTTTGGGATTATCTACAAGTTATGAGATGTTTTTATTTTTTAGAATTTGTGAAGCTTTGGTAATCCCTGCAATATTGACTTCTTTGATGAGTATTTTGGCAAATATAGATAAAGAAAATGTAAAATTCAATATGTCAATATATGTAGCAGCTACTGTTTTTGGTGGACTTGTAGGGCGTATATTTTCAGGATTTATAGCTACAACTTTTGCATATCAGTATGTATTTTATTCTTTGTCTTTAGCTATTTTATTGTCTATTACTTTAATTAGAAAGTTAGATTATAGTGGTGATGCAACTATGATAAAACCAAAAATAAATGATATTGTAAATATCTTAAAAGATAAAAGGTTTGTTATCGTTTATTTTGTAATGTTTTGTGTATTTTTTGTATTTGCTGGAGTTTTAAATGTATTACCATTTAGAGTAAAAGATATATCAGAAAATTTCTCTGAGTTTCAAATATCTTTACTTTATTTAGGATATGGTATGGGGATTTTAGTATCTTTAACTGCAAAAAAAATAATTAAATTTTTTAAAGGTGAAGTAAATACTATTTTAGTAGCAGTTGCCTTTTTTACATTTATAATAGTTATTTTAACAAATGAAAATATCATATATTTATTTTTACTTCTATTTTTACTTTGTATTGGAATGTTTACTGCTCATACAGTTAGCACACAATTAGCAAACTCTATGAAAGCTTCACAAAAATCTTTGACTTCTGGTATGTATCTGACTTTTTACTATTTGGGAGGTGCTTTAGGCTCTTTTATTCCCTCTATTATTTATAAAAGTTTTGGTTGGGATATGATGCTTTATGTATTTGGAGTTATATCTTTTATTGTTGTTTTAGTAGTATTTTTAAATAAAAGATTGTTTTGA
- a CDS encoding TonB-dependent siderophore receptor, with protein sequence MEQLKAKFITSASAILLCSALLGQEAYTIKNMSLKQALEKISKESKLSFIVDESLIDGKKATNIENVQDLKEALTKVLEGSGLNATIENNTIIIKEIPSYKIINGTYILDDVSVKSALGSTTEGSNSYTTGSMRTATKLDLSIRETPQSVSVITQQIIEDKKIDDFDTLMKNVTGVGSDKGLFDNRASYSLRGFNLDYYQMDGIPMIIYGYSISNYNLDKFDRVEIVKGSNGLKSGAGNPGGAINMVRKHANSKVFTGSIDASAGSWDTYKIKTDISTPLNSDGSVRARLVASHKETDTFKDRVHNENDLVYAVVDADITDTTTISAGASYEKEKLDGDSNNLPAFYRDGTKTNFDRSKNYSPDWSYWDTERKSYFLDVKQYLPNDILLNVIYTHNDIKTDNNYGYLDFDPGLNKDGSGLEYREFGNWLQNIKEDNLDIYSSIPLKIFNREHEIIAGFQYNKQKTDYSRATLSKYTKISNFFTQNGSEMPFIGTPNPKPKYEDTDTQQTAFYLTGKFEIVDDLKLILGGRLTNWEYEMYTYSNNKTTKYDVKNEFTPFVGLVYDIDENHSAYASYTDIFKPQNFKDENDNLLDPVVGKNYEVGVKGEYFDKRLNAGITLFRIEQDNVAEYTGNKNPTTGTSIYKTKDGVTSKGVELEISGKLTDNWDLSLGFTNFEAKDAKKEKVNTSAPRNNINIFTKYSMNDFSVGAGVNWKSKGFMKSGTKEVTQDAYATVDLMASYNFSKNLSGQLNINNLFDKTYYAGYSSDAYAYGEPVNALVSLKYKF encoded by the coding sequence ATGGAACAGTTAAAAGCAAAGTTTATAACTTCTGCTAGTGCAATCTTACTTTGTAGTGCTTTATTGGGACAAGAAGCTTATACTATAAAGAATATGAGTTTAAAGCAAGCCTTAGAAAAAATCTCTAAAGAATCTAAGCTATCATTTATTGTTGATGAAAGTCTAATTGATGGTAAAAAAGCAACAAATATTGAAAATGTACAAGATTTAAAAGAAGCTCTTACTAAAGTCTTAGAAGGTTCTGGACTTAATGCGACTATTGAAAATAACACTATTATTATCAAAGAGATACCTTCATATAAAATAATAAATGGAACATATATACTTGATGATGTTTCAGTAAAAAGTGCTTTAGGAAGTACAACAGAGGGGAGTAATTCATATACAACTGGAAGTATGAGAACTGCTACAAAACTTGATTTATCTATAAGAGAAACTCCACAATCAGTATCCGTAATAACACAACAAATTATTGAAGATAAAAAAATAGATGATTTTGATACTTTAATGAAAAATGTAACTGGTGTAGGAAGTGATAAAGGTCTTTTTGATAATAGAGCTTCTTATTCATTAAGAGGTTTTAATTTAGATTACTATCAAATGGATGGTATTCCAATGATAATTTATGGTTATTCAATAAGTAACTACAATTTAGATAAGTTTGATAGAGTTGAAATAGTAAAAGGTTCAAATGGACTCAAATCAGGAGCTGGAAATCCAGGTGGTGCTATAAATATGGTACGAAAACATGCAAATAGTAAAGTATTCACTGGAAGTATAGATGCAAGTGCAGGTTCATGGGATACATATAAAATCAAAACAGATATATCTACACCATTAAATAGTGATGGAAGTGTAAGAGCAAGATTAGTAGCAAGTCATAAAGAAACAGATACTTTTAAAGATAGAGTACATAATGAAAATGATTTAGTTTATGCAGTAGTTGATGCTGATATTACAGATACTACTACAATTTCAGCAGGTGCTAGTTATGAAAAAGAAAAGTTAGATGGTGATTCAAATAATTTACCAGCTTTTTATAGAGATGGAACAAAAACAAACTTTGATAGGTCAAAAAACTACTCACCTGATTGGTCATATTGGGATACGGAGAGAAAATCATATTTTTTAGATGTTAAACAATATTTACCAAATGATATATTATTAAATGTAATTTATACACATAATGATATAAAAACAGACAATAACTATGGATATTTAGATTTTGACCCAGGACTTAATAAAGATGGTTCAGGATTAGAATATAGAGAGTTTGGAAATTGGTTACAAAATATAAAAGAGGATAATTTAGATATTTATAGTTCTATTCCTTTAAAGATTTTTAATAGAGAGCATGAAATCATTGCAGGATTCCAATACAATAAACAAAAAACAGATTATAGTCGTGCAACTCTATCTAAATATACTAAAATAAGTAATTTTTTTACTCAAAATGGAAGTGAAATGCCTTTCATAGGAACTCCTAATCCTAAACCAAAATATGAAGATACTGATACACAACAAACAGCATTTTATCTTACTGGTAAATTTGAGATAGTTGATGATTTAAAACTTATTCTTGGTGGAAGATTAACAAATTGGGAATATGAAATGTATACTTATAGTAATAATAAAACAACAAAATATGATGTAAAGAATGAATTTACACCTTTTGTAGGTTTAGTTTATGATATAGATGAAAATCACTCTGCATATGCTAGTTATACAGATATTTTTAAACCACAAAATTTTAAAGATGAAAATGACAATCTTTTAGACCCAGTTGTAGGTAAAAACTATGAAGTTGGAGTAAAAGGAGAGTATTTTGATAAAAGATTAAATGCTGGAATAACATTATTTAGAATAGAACAAGACAATGTTGCTGAATATACTGGAAATAAAAATCCTACTACTGGAACTAGTATTTATAAAACAAAAGATGGTGTAACTTCAAAAGGAGTTGAACTTGAAATCTCTGGAAAACTTACTGATAATTGGGATTTAAGTTTAGGATTTACAAACTTCGAAGCAAAAGATGCGAAAAAAGAAAAAGTAAATACAAGTGCACCAAGAAATAATATAAATATTTTTACAAAATATAGTATGAATGACTTTAGTGTAGGTGCTGGAGTAAACTGGAAAAGTAAAGGATTTATGAAATCTGGGACAAAAGAAGTTACTCAAGATGCTTATGCAACTGTTGATTTGATGGCATCTTATAACTTTAGTAAAAATTTATCTGGACAGTTAAATATAAATAATTTATTTGATAAAACATATTATGCTGGATACTCAAGTGATGCATATGCTTATGGTGAACCTGTTAATGCTCTGGTTAGTTTAAAGTATAAATTCTAA